The region GTACTGCGCACGCCGGTATCGGCGACAAAATTCGAGGTGCCATGGCGGTCGGCAAGACCCGTTGGTCCATGCTTGCCCTGGTATTTTTCGCCACAACCCTGAACTACATCGACCGCGCCGCCCTTGGCGTCATGCAGCCCATCCTGGCCAAAGAAATGAGCTGGACAGCGATGGACTACGCCAACATCAACTTCTGGTTTCAGGTCGGCTACGCCATTGGCTTTGTCCTTCAGGGACGCTTGATCGACCGCATCGGTGTCAAGCGTGTGTTCTTCTGCGCCGTGCTGCTCTGGAGCCTGGCCACCGGCGCCCATGGCCTGGCCACTTCAGCGGCAGGGTTCATGGTCTGCCGATTCATTCTTGGCTTGACCGAGGCGGCCAACTACCCCGCGTGCGTCAAAACCACGCGCTTGTGGTTCCCGGCAGGCGAGCGCGCAGTGGCCACTGGCATATTCAATGCCGGAACTAACGTGGGGGCGATGTTCACGCCAATGTTGCTGCCACTGGTTCTCACCGTATGGGGGTGGCAGGCCGCTTTTTTTGGCATGGCGGCGCTCGGTCTGGTCTGGGTGATTTTCTGGGGCTTGAAGTACTTCAATCCGGAAGACCATCCAACCGTCAGCAAAGAAGAGCTGGCCTACGTGCAGAGTGAAGTTGAACCCGATCAGGCTCGTGTACCGTTCTCACGCATCCTGCGCATGCGCGGCACCTGGGCATTCGCGCTGGCCTATTCGATGACAGCGCCAGTGTTCTGGTTCTATCTGTACTGGCTGCCGCCTTTTCTCAACCAGCAGTACAGCCTGGGAATCAACGTGACGCAGATGGGTATTCCACTGATCGTCATCTACATCAGCGCCGACTTCGGCAGCATCGGCGGCGGCATTCTCTCGTCGTTCCTGATCGGCCGTGGCATGGCAGCGGTCAAGGCCCGACTGCTGTCGATGCTGTTGTTCGCCGTCACCATCATCGGCGTGATCTTTGCCGCAGGTGCCAGCAGCTTATGGGTAGCAGTGATGGCCATTGCCCTGGCTATTGCCGCACACCAGGCCTGGACTGCCAATATCTGGAGCCTGGTGATGGACTACACGCCCAAGCACATGATGAGTACGGTATTCGGTTTTGGCGGGATGTGCGCCGCCATTGGCGGGATGTTCATGACCCAGTTGGTGGGCTATATCCTGACTA is a window of Pseudomonas sp. DG56-2 DNA encoding:
- a CDS encoding MFS transporter; translated protein: MIHSQSTRIAQPMVSTAHAGIGDKIRGAMAVGKTRWSMLALVFFATTLNYIDRAALGVMQPILAKEMSWTAMDYANINFWFQVGYAIGFVLQGRLIDRIGVKRVFFCAVLLWSLATGAHGLATSAAGFMVCRFILGLTEAANYPACVKTTRLWFPAGERAVATGIFNAGTNVGAMFTPMLLPLVLTVWGWQAAFFGMAALGLVWVIFWGLKYFNPEDHPTVSKEELAYVQSEVEPDQARVPFSRILRMRGTWAFALAYSMTAPVFWFYLYWLPPFLNQQYSLGINVTQMGIPLIVIYISADFGSIGGGILSSFLIGRGMAAVKARLLSMLLFAVTIIGVIFAAGASSLWVAVMAIALAIAAHQAWTANIWSLVMDYTPKHMMSTVFGFGGMCAAIGGMFMTQLVGYILTTTNNNYTVLFTLIPAMYFLALIWMYLLAPRKVPKVEA